From a region of the Desulforegula conservatrix Mb1Pa genome:
- a CDS encoding DUF6765 family protein, whose product MANELFHFYGLQAILTDLGLQCLEANTIASASQAVDDFHEDKLITFENGELFYPIITAHKMLDSKNLDSRDASNIWMPFHFFPDRDGVCQPDTENIEKLIEFVKEYQLNNDIEKHLLHGILLHIYVDTYTHQGFMGLHCKHNDISNLDDKDSIDISWLAGNLPPCIGHGEALTYPDDMWRRWSYTDNKGNTINRDNQNTFIRIVKNIRILMSELGYQVNELSNAQLRAYKNIFKIKGDNSKYEDRIINEFNSITIDNVGNDKNIDYQKWKQSIMKKVQSKENKYIRSNSLDFSFDESKWFLFQKIAKDIRTFFKSEIFPNIRITTTIY is encoded by the coding sequence ATGGCCAATGAACTTTTTCATTTCTACGGGCTTCAGGCAATTTTAACTGACTTAGGTCTTCAATGCTTAGAAGCTAATACAATTGCTTCAGCGTCGCAAGCTGTTGACGATTTTCATGAAGATAAACTAATTACTTTTGAAAACGGTGAGCTATTCTATCCAATTATCACAGCCCATAAAATGCTTGACTCAAAGAACCTGGACAGTCGTGATGCGAGCAATATATGGATGCCATTTCACTTTTTCCCCGATAGAGATGGCGTTTGCCAGCCTGACACAGAAAATATTGAAAAACTGATAGAGTTTGTTAAAGAATATCAGTTAAATAATGATATAGAAAAACATCTTTTACATGGTATTTTGTTACATATTTATGTAGACACTTATACACATCAAGGCTTCATGGGACTTCATTGCAAGCATAATGATATCTCTAATCTCGACGATAAAGATTCAATTGATATTAGCTGGTTGGCTGGTAATCTTCCTCCTTGCATAGGGCATGGTGAAGCATTGACTTACCCAGACGACATGTGGAGACGATGGAGTTATACAGATAATAAAGGCAATACAATAAATCGAGATAATCAAAATACCTTCATTAGAATTGTTAAGAATATTCGAATATTAATGAGTGAACTCGGTTATCAAGTAAATGAATTATCAAACGCACAATTGAGAGCCTATAAAAATATTTTTAAAATCAAAGGTGACAATTCTAAATACGAAGATAGAATTATAAATGAATTTAATTCTATTACTATTGATAACGTAGGTAATGACAAAAATATTGATTATCAAAAATGGAAACAGAGCATAATGAAAAAAGTCCAATCAAAAGAGAATAAATATATTCGAAGCAATTCATTGGATTTTTCGTTTGATGAATCTAAATGGTTTCTATTTCAGAAAATTGCAAAAGATATCAGAACTTTTTTTAAATCTGAAATTTTTCCTAATATACGTATAACGACAACAATTTATTAA